One genomic window of Camelina sativa cultivar DH55 chromosome 5, Cs, whole genome shotgun sequence includes the following:
- the LOC104788294 gene encoding casein kinase II subunit beta-3 isoform X1, translated as MYKERNGGGGGGSSRSEILGGAIDRKRINDALNKKLEKSSASNTTSRVLTSSKDKDPFSFTSTSTAKSQLPDVESESDSEGSDVSGSEGDDTSWISWFCNLRGNDFFCEVDEDYIQDDFNLCGLSGQVPYYDYALDLILDVESSNSEMFTEEQNEMVESAAEMLYGLIHVRYILTTKGMAAMTDKYKNCDFGRCPRVFCCGQSCLPVGQSDIPRSSTVKIYCPKCEDISYPRSKFQGNIDGAYFGTTFPHLFLMTYGNLKPQKPTQNYVPKIFGFKVHKP; from the exons ATGTACAAGGAACgtaatggaggaggaggaggtgggtCGTCGAGATCGGAGATCCTCGGTGGAGCAATTGATCGGAAACGAATCAACGATGCACTCAACAAGAAACTAGAGAAATCTTCAGCTTCCAACACCACATCTAGGGTTCTCACTTCTTCTAAAGACAAAGATCCCTTTTCATTCACATCTACCTCCACTGCTAAATCTCAGCTTCCCgatg tGGAATCTGAAAGTGATAGTGAAGGGTCTGATGTAAGTGGATCGGAAGGTGATGATACATCATGGATCTCTTGGTTTTGTAATTTGAGAGGCAATGATTTCTTCTGTGAAGTCGATGAAGATTATATTCAAGATGACTTCAATCTTTGTGGATTAAGTGGTCAAGTTCCTTACTATGATTATGCTCTTGATCTCATTTTAGATGTTGAATCTTCCAACA GTGAGATGTTTACGGAAGAACAGAATGAAATGGTTGAATCAGCTGCTGAGATGCTTTATGGTCTTATTCATGTTCGTTACATTTTGACAACTAAAGGAATGGCTGCTATG ACTGACAAGTACAAGAACTGTGATTTCGGGAGATGCCCGAGAGTTTTCTGTTGCGGTCAGTCTTGTCTCCCTGTTGGACAATCCGACATCCCGAGATCGAGTACTGTTAAGATATACTGCCCAAAATGCGAAGACATTTCTTACCCGCGATCTAAATTCCAAGGCA ATATTGATGGAGCTTACTTTGGAACCACATTCCCTCACTTGTTCCTGATGACTTACGGGAACTTAAAGCCGCAGAAACCGACTCAAAACTACGTCCCTAAAATCTTTGGTTTTAAGGTACACAAACCATGA
- the LOC104788294 gene encoding casein kinase II subunit beta-3 isoform X2, whose protein sequence is MYKERNGGGGGGSSRSEILGGAIDRKRINDALNKKLEKSSASNTTSRVLTSSKDKDPFSFTSTSTAKSQLPDVESESDSEGSDVSGSEGDDTSWISWFCNLRGNDFFCEVDEDYIQDDFNLCGLSGQVPYYDYALDLILDVESSNSEMFTEEQNEMVESAAEMLYGLIHVRYILTTKGMAAMTDKYKNCDFGRCPRVFCCGQSCLPVGQSDIPRSSTVKIYCPKCEDISYPRSKFQDIDGAYFGTTFPHLFLMTYGNLKPQKPTQNYVPKIFGFKVHKP, encoded by the exons ATGTACAAGGAACgtaatggaggaggaggaggtgggtCGTCGAGATCGGAGATCCTCGGTGGAGCAATTGATCGGAAACGAATCAACGATGCACTCAACAAGAAACTAGAGAAATCTTCAGCTTCCAACACCACATCTAGGGTTCTCACTTCTTCTAAAGACAAAGATCCCTTTTCATTCACATCTACCTCCACTGCTAAATCTCAGCTTCCCgatg tGGAATCTGAAAGTGATAGTGAAGGGTCTGATGTAAGTGGATCGGAAGGTGATGATACATCATGGATCTCTTGGTTTTGTAATTTGAGAGGCAATGATTTCTTCTGTGAAGTCGATGAAGATTATATTCAAGATGACTTCAATCTTTGTGGATTAAGTGGTCAAGTTCCTTACTATGATTATGCTCTTGATCTCATTTTAGATGTTGAATCTTCCAACA GTGAGATGTTTACGGAAGAACAGAATGAAATGGTTGAATCAGCTGCTGAGATGCTTTATGGTCTTATTCATGTTCGTTACATTTTGACAACTAAAGGAATGGCTGCTATG ACTGACAAGTACAAGAACTGTGATTTCGGGAGATGCCCGAGAGTTTTCTGTTGCGGTCAGTCTTGTCTCCCTGTTGGACAATCCGACATCCCGAGATCGAGTACTGTTAAGATATACTGCCCAAAATGCGAAGACATTTCTTACCCGCGATCTAAATTCCAAG ATATTGATGGAGCTTACTTTGGAACCACATTCCCTCACTTGTTCCTGATGACTTACGGGAACTTAAAGCCGCAGAAACCGACTCAAAACTACGTCCCTAAAATCTTTGGTTTTAAGGTACACAAACCATGA
- the LOC104788293 gene encoding 60S ribosomal protein L37a-2: MAKRTKKVGIVGKYGTRYGASIRKQIKKMEVSQHSKYFCEFCGKYGVKRKAVGIWGCKDCGKVKAGGAYTMNTASAVTVRSTIRRLREQIEG; this comes from the exons ATG GCGAAGAGAACGAAGAAGGTCGGAATCGTCGGCAAATACG GAACACGTTATGGTGCGAGTATCAGGAAGCAGATCAAGAAGATGGAGGTCAGTCAGCACAGCAAGTACTTCTGTGAGTTCTGCGGCAAG TACGGAGTGAAGCGAAAGGCTGTTGGTATCTGGGGATGCAAGGATTGTGGAAAGGTCAAGGCTGGTGGTGCTTACACCATGAA CACCGCCAGTGCGGTCACTGTTAGAAGCACAATCAGAAGGTTGAGGGAGCAGATCGAGGGTTAA
- the LOC104788295 gene encoding ELMO domain-containing protein A-like isoform X2 codes for MCVDLLSEVVAGSAAWLGRGLSCVCAQGRDSDARPSFDLTPAQEDCLERLQNRIDVAYDSSIPHHQEALKDLWKLAFPEKELHGVVSNQWKEMGWQGKDPSTDFRGGGFISLENLLYFARKFPKSFQDLLRKQVGDRSVWEYPFAVAGINITFMLIQMLDLEAVKPRSIVGETFLRFLSVNESAFDLLYCIAFKLMDQQWLSMRASYMEFNTVMKSTRRQLEREIMVEDITRLEDLPSYSLLSQ; via the exons ATGTGTGTGGATCTTCTCT CTGAGGTTGTTGCTGGATCCGCAGCATGGTTAGGCCGTGGCCTTTCATGTGTTTGTGCTCAGGGAAGAGATAGCGATGCCCGTCCTTCTTTTGATCTTACACCTGCTCAG GAGGATTGCCTTGAGAGGTTGCAGAACCGCATTGATGTTGCCTATGACAGCTCAATACCTCATCATCAG GAAGCTTTGAAGGACCTTTGGAAACTTGCCTTCCCTGAAAAAGAGCTACACGGTGTTGTATCCAATCAGTGGAAAGAAATGGGTTGGCAGGGCAAAGATCCGTCAACAGATTTTAG GGGTGGTGGTTTCATATCTCTTGAAAACTTGTTGTACTTTGCTAGGAAATTCCCG AAATCCTTCCAGGACCTTTTGAGGAAACAGGTTGGGGATCGTTCTGTGTGGGAATACCCCTTTGCTGTTGCTGGAATCAATATTACGTTCATGCTCATCCAGATGCTTGACTTAGAAGCAG TGAAACCACGAAGTATTGTTGGGGAAACATTTCTGAGATTCCTTTCGG TGAACGAATCTGCGTTTGACCTTCTTTATTGCATTGCCTTCAAGCTGATGGATCAGCAGTGGCTTTCCATGCGGGCGTCATACATGGAATTTAAT ACTGTAATGAAATCGACAAGGCGGCAACTGGAGAGAGAGATTATGGTTGAAGACATTACACGCCTTGAAGATTTGCCATCATACAGTCTTCTCAGTCAGTAG
- the LOC104788295 gene encoding ELMO domain-containing protein A-like isoform X1: MNDRGGSFVAVRRISQGLERGSVYHSSSAEVVAGSAAWLGRGLSCVCAQGRDSDARPSFDLTPAQEDCLERLQNRIDVAYDSSIPHHQEALKDLWKLAFPEKELHGVVSNQWKEMGWQGKDPSTDFRGGGFISLENLLYFARKFPKSFQDLLRKQVGDRSVWEYPFAVAGINITFMLIQMLDLEAVKPRSIVGETFLRFLSVNESAFDLLYCIAFKLMDQQWLSMRASYMEFNTVMKSTRRQLEREIMVEDITRLEDLPSYSLLSQ; the protein is encoded by the exons atgaatgaTAGAGGAGGATCGTTCGTAGCAGTGAGGCGGATTTCACAAGGTCTCGAACGAGGAAGCGTTTATCATTCTTCATCTG CTGAGGTTGTTGCTGGATCCGCAGCATGGTTAGGCCGTGGCCTTTCATGTGTTTGTGCTCAGGGAAGAGATAGCGATGCCCGTCCTTCTTTTGATCTTACACCTGCTCAG GAGGATTGCCTTGAGAGGTTGCAGAACCGCATTGATGTTGCCTATGACAGCTCAATACCTCATCATCAG GAAGCTTTGAAGGACCTTTGGAAACTTGCCTTCCCTGAAAAAGAGCTACACGGTGTTGTATCCAATCAGTGGAAAGAAATGGGTTGGCAGGGCAAAGATCCGTCAACAGATTTTAG GGGTGGTGGTTTCATATCTCTTGAAAACTTGTTGTACTTTGCTAGGAAATTCCCG AAATCCTTCCAGGACCTTTTGAGGAAACAGGTTGGGGATCGTTCTGTGTGGGAATACCCCTTTGCTGTTGCTGGAATCAATATTACGTTCATGCTCATCCAGATGCTTGACTTAGAAGCAG TGAAACCACGAAGTATTGTTGGGGAAACATTTCTGAGATTCCTTTCGG TGAACGAATCTGCGTTTGACCTTCTTTATTGCATTGCCTTCAAGCTGATGGATCAGCAGTGGCTTTCCATGCGGGCGTCATACATGGAATTTAAT ACTGTAATGAAATCGACAAGGCGGCAACTGGAGAGAGAGATTATGGTTGAAGACATTACACGCCTTGAAGATTTGCCATCATACAGTCTTCTCAGTCAGTAG